A stretch of DNA from Candidatus Margulisiibacteriota bacterium:
TGGGGATAGGCAAGACCCACATTCTCAAATACATTAGCCATCTTTATCCGGACGCCATATTCATCGATTCCCCGGTCCCGATCAAGCTTTTGTTGACTCAAGTATTAGATAAACTAAACCCAGATTGGAAGAAACAGGTCAAAGCAAGGGCCTCCCTTCAGGAGATTGCCGGCTTATTGGGCTCTAACCTTGGCGCAAAAGCCAAATCACGGCTGCTGATAATCGATAATCTTGAGCGGATCAAAGTTTCCGATGTGGATATATTGATCAGGTTGCTTGATAACTTCACCATTATTACGGCAGTTGACGATACTAAGAACCGGCTCAAACAGCTTTGGTATAAATTCAAACAGATCAAGCTGGATAATCTATCCCATGAAGCTTCCCAGAAGCTCATCAAATATTTGGCCCAAAACCTGGCGGTCAGCGATTATGAAATGCTCGAAACCAGGGTATTCTCTCTGTCCAACGGCCTTCCTTTAGCTATTGTTGACATGATTCACCAGGTCAGCCATGAGCCGGTAGTAAGCAGGGAGAAGATACGCGAGGTATATCACGAAGCGGGGATCCACTATCGTGATTGGACGCCAGCCATTGTTGTTCTCTGGGGACTTGCCATGATTTCTCGTTTTGTCGCATTAGGTACTCATAGCTTTGAGGGATATATACTTGCCGGTTTTGGCGTAGCCGGTATATCAATAATGCGGTTTTTCGCGTTTAGGATGAGATAAGAACGATACGGTTTTTGAGGATGGTTAAATAATTGTTAAAAGGAGTGACAAAAAATGAATAGCGAACCCTTAGTGAGGTATGGTCTTCCCGGGTTATTGTTTTTTGCCGGGATATTAATGACTACATTATTCATTAATCCCAGTTTTATCGCATTTATAGTTAATCCAAATAATTTAGCATGGAATTTCGCTGCAATTATTGCGGCATCCTTTTTGCCCTTAGGTTGGTTGTTTTATAATAGTTTCCGTTTCTGGTTTGATTTAATTGGAGGAGATTATGAAAGCACAGATGCCATGAAATTAATTAGGGATAAAATAAGCCGCACAGAATATGGGGACTGCCTTAAAATAGATATAAGCAAAGTCACGCAAAATAATAGTGCAATAACAAAAGTATTTTATGTGGGTAAAGATCAATATAATATTCTGTTTGATCCGTATAGGTTCCTGAAGTATTTTATCTTTTCATATAGATGGTGGAAGGGGGTTGAGGAGTATTTCAGGCCACGCATTAAATATGACTACATAGAAAGATGGGCTTTCACAGAACATATCTTACACCTTACGTTTTTCAAGGATAGTTCATTAGCTGAATATACAAGGGGGTTCGCGGGCACAGTAAACGGATTATTGG
This window harbors:
- a CDS encoding tyrosine-type recombinase/integrase, whose protein sequence is MPGSIEYLSLNESNALLKAIDDTRDFAIVTLFLNAGLFLSEIIDLKVNSIDWNKHLIHVPGNRKRDITLDDQAYEAIARWSKERADVKHNAFFITTKGKVKELSDRAVDKLIRKYADQAGLKRKVNSQILRNTFAVRLFSKEIGIDKASAILGITDPESINRYIKASKSPTPQIPEHIDTRSKLAKTISKIFPTKPKVVKPTSSIKGPIIPSPEEVIFGRESVIEDIKSNITRDNPTLLIGPLGIGKTHILKYISHLYPDAIFIDSPVPIKLLLTQVLDKLNPDWKKQVKARASLQEIAGLLGSNLGAKAKSRLLIIDNLERIKVSDVDILIRLLDNFTIITAVDDTKNRLKQLWYKFKQIKLDNLSHEASQKLIKYLAQNLAVSDYEMLETRVFSLSNGLPLAIVDMIHQVSHEPVVSREKIREVYHEAGIHYRDWTPAIVVLWGLAMISRFVALGTHSFEGYILAGFGVAGISIMRFFAFRMR